The segment TTTTTGGAGATCAGATAGTATTCATTCAGATGGCATAACTCTGGGATCAATTGGAGAATTGTTGTTGTCTTGCCCTCATAGAGCCACAGCTTATCATACCGGTCCTCGGCAATGAACCAGATGAATTCATCTTGGATAATGTCTTTTAGTTTGGAATAGTTTTTGTCTGCGAAGCTGGCGCTATACCGGGGTTCCTGCAGCCGGTTCCAGCCCCAGTGCAGTCCCTGTGTATAATGGGTCTTCATCAGAAACCGTTCCTCGATTTCACTCAACATGCGTCTCCACTGGTCTTTGCGGACTTCAAATACCCCGCTCCGGTCCAGCTTCAGCGTCTTGATTAATTCTTCGATCTCTATTCGGATAGATAGGGAATCCACAGGTTCACCTCATTTTCAGATTCATAATGGATTTAGACAGCCGTATTGGTCTCCATCCTGCTATCCCTTCTCCCCTCTCATCTGAATCACCTTATATTTAAACAGCAGCGTAATCCCCAAATTCATGAAAAAATGCACAAGGATCGGGACCAGCAGATTATCGGTCTGCACATACACCCACCCGAAGACCAGACTTGGGATGGTGATGTTCAGCAGCATCAGCGGCTTCGTGTAGTACTGGACATGCATTCCCACAAACAGCACCGTGGTGATTCCGATGGCGAGCCAGGGCTGGGGAAGGTAGAGATTCAATACATTTTGTATAATTCCCCGGAACAGAAGCTCCTCAAATAAAGCTCCTGCCAATGTAAAGGATACAATCGCAGCGAGCGAATAGTTCTGATAGCTCTTATTCGTCTCGTCAATGTAGCTGGCAGGAGTGAGTAAGGTCAGGATGATTCCGAACAACAGCAGGCTGATTGTGGGAAAGACAACGTACAGCACCATTTTCAGCGGATGCTCAAAGGATAGCAGGTCCTGCAGGGTCAGGACCCTGTAGATAACAAGGGCAAAGATAACGGCTGCGCTGATCAGGGCGAAAGCGAAGAAGACCAGCACGGCGTCTTTCGGATTGAATTCTTTTTTGGCTGGTGGCAGGGTCTCCGTTGGACGATTCATAACTTAGCTTCTCTCCTTGTCTTCCAGGTTCTACTTCTCTAAGGACAATAGGTTCATATACTTCATCACTTCTGCAATTCCCATGCACTGAAGCGTGAGCCGGGTGTTCAGCTTCTCCAGCGCAACCTGGAAGGAGCGTTCGATCTCCTGATGATCCTGTGTGTCCAAAGTACTTAAAAGACTCCTCATATTGTCTATGTAATAGACAGTCTTCC is part of the Paenibacillus sp. FSL M7-0420 genome and harbors:
- a CDS encoding DUF6756 family protein; this encodes MDSLSIRIEIEELIKTLKLDRSGVFEVRKDQWRRMLSEIEERFLMKTHYTQGLHWGWNRLQEPRYSASFADKNYSKLKDIIQDEFIWFIAEDRYDKLWLYEGKTTTILQLIPELCHLNEYYLISKKLQWLLCEDHHDMLHLSGQPIIERWMRYESPNP
- a CDS encoding CPBP family intramembrane glutamic endopeptidase, whose amino-acid sequence is MNRPTETLPPAKKEFNPKDAVLVFFAFALISAAVIFALVIYRVLTLQDLLSFEHPLKMVLYVVFPTISLLLFGIILTLLTPASYIDETNKSYQNYSLAAIVSFTLAGALFEELLFRGIIQNVLNLYLPQPWLAIGITTVLFVGMHVQYYTKPLMLLNITIPSLVFGWVYVQTDNLLVPILVHFFMNLGITLLFKYKVIQMRGEKG